A portion of the Edaphobacter bradus genome contains these proteins:
- a CDS encoding YybH family protein — MSANPANPQQDEQQIRALVETWGEASCAGDLFAQMNLMTEDVVFLTAGNMPMRRDEFANGFRAMSEKVHLDVRSDIQEVTIRGDVAVCWNLLEVSITPLAGGETMKRAGNTLTVFRRGIDGQWRIWRDANMLAPA; from the coding sequence ATGAGCGCGAATCCAGCCAATCCGCAGCAGGACGAACAACAAATCCGGGCCCTCGTTGAAACCTGGGGCGAGGCCTCCTGCGCTGGCGATCTCTTCGCGCAGATGAACCTCATGACCGAAGACGTCGTCTTCCTCACCGCCGGCAACATGCCGATGCGTCGCGACGAATTCGCCAACGGCTTCCGCGCCATGAGCGAGAAGGTCCATCTCGACGTCCGCTCCGACATTCAGGAGGTCACGATCCGCGGCGACGTCGCTGTCTGCTGGAACCTCCTCGAGGTCAGCATTACACCGCTGGCTGGCGGAGAAACCATGAAGCGAGCAGGCAATACTCTCACTGTCTTCCGCAGGGGCATCGACGGCCAGTGGCGCATTTGGCGTGATGCCAATATGTTGGCTCCGGCTTGA
- a CDS encoding thioredoxin family protein, with the protein MSHRRLFPFVIALATLPIFALTPGSPAPDFRGTDSNGNTQTLSQYRGKYVVLEWANRGCPYDGKHYLSGNMEALQREWTGKGVVWLSVISSAPGEQGSVSPAEENQYLKSMKAAPTAAILDPSGTIGHLYQARTTPHMFVIDPTGKLIYQGAIDDKPTTNQADIKTAHNYLNEALNAAMSGKPVPTAVTRPYGCSVKYKN; encoded by the coding sequence ATGTCCCACCGCCGTCTTTTCCCCTTCGTCATCGCTCTCGCCACCCTGCCTATCTTCGCGCTTACTCCAGGCTCCCCGGCTCCCGACTTCAGAGGCACCGACTCCAACGGCAACACCCAGACGCTCTCGCAGTATCGCGGCAAGTACGTCGTGCTCGAGTGGGCCAACCGCGGCTGTCCCTATGATGGAAAGCACTACCTCAGCGGTAACATGGAAGCGCTGCAGCGTGAGTGGACCGGCAAGGGCGTCGTCTGGCTCTCCGTCATCTCATCGGCTCCTGGTGAGCAGGGCAGCGTCAGCCCCGCCGAAGAGAACCAGTACCTCAAGTCCATGAAGGCCGCTCCCACCGCAGCGATCCTCGATCCCAGCGGCACCATCGGCCATCTCTACCAGGCCAGGACCACGCCGCACATGTTCGTCATCGATCCCACCGGCAAGCTCATCTATCAGGGAGCCATCGACGACAAGCCCACGACCAACCAGGCCGACATCAAGACCGCGCACAACTATCTCAACGAAGCCCTCAACGCAGCCATGTCAGGCAAACCTGTGCCAACCGCCGTTACACGACCCTACGGTTGCTCAGTCAAATACAAGAACTGA